In Nostoc sp. CENA543, a single genomic region encodes these proteins:
- a CDS encoding YqiA/YcfP family alpha/beta fold hydrolase, with translation MTTQYIYLHGFASSPKSVKAQDISDRFTQIQIPLTIPDLNAGDFSELTISRQIKQVVTTFTSDSVPVTLIGSSLGGLTAAHIAQQYLQVERLVLLAPAFGFLSHWLTKLGEETIQRWQQEKFLMVYHYGEKRSLPLSYNFVTDATQYSENQLQRPIPTLILHGKQDEVIPITASQDFMQSRPWVKLIELDSDHALGNVTEEIWQAIQEFCQLF, from the coding sequence ATGACTACCCAATACATCTACCTACACGGTTTTGCTTCCAGTCCCAAATCAGTGAAAGCGCAAGATATCAGCGATCGCTTTACTCAAATACAAATTCCCCTTACTATTCCTGATCTCAATGCTGGGGACTTCTCAGAGTTAACCATCTCACGCCAAATTAAACAGGTTGTTACCACTTTTACCAGTGACTCTGTACCCGTTACCCTCATCGGTTCTAGTTTAGGAGGGTTGACTGCTGCTCACATAGCACAGCAGTATTTACAAGTAGAACGCCTAGTGCTGCTAGCACCAGCTTTCGGCTTTTTATCTCATTGGTTGACCAAATTAGGAGAAGAAACCATACAGCGTTGGCAACAAGAAAAGTTTCTCATGGTTTATCACTATGGTGAAAAGCGATCGCTCCCTTTAAGCTACAATTTTGTAACAGATGCCACCCAATACTCCGAAAATCAATTGCAACGCCCCATTCCCACACTAATACTCCACGGCAAACAAGATGAAGTCATTCCCATCACCGCCAGCCAAGATTTTATGCAATCCCGCCCCTGGGTAAAGCTGATAGAACTAGACAGCGATCACGCCCTTGGTAATGTTACAGAAGAAATTTGGCAAGCCATTCAGGAATTTTGTCAATTATTTTAG
- a CDS encoding histidinol-phosphate transaminase, with the protein MIPFIRSDLTQLNAYKPHPGSDTAAAVPTQLDRLDTNESPYDLPTELKQKLAWTYQEVIETNRYPDGGHQALKNAIAEYVNESAGTTPSLFTADHISVGNGSDELIRSVLIATCLRGEGSILVANPTFSMYGIIAKTLGINVVEVTRNPANFEIDLNAAQAAIEQTQNPPIRVVFVVHPNSPTANPLTNNELSWLRNLSENILVVIDEAYFEFSQTTLVNELAQRPNWIILRTFSKAFRLAAMRVGYCIAHPEAIAILEKVRLPYNLPSFSLAAALVGLQNRQILLESIPQTLNERSKLITALSQNPTLQVIDSAANFIFVRLKPEITQSQNISLKHLHQHLRNQGTLIREISGGLRITIGTPEENSRTLNRIQEYFSQ; encoded by the coding sequence ATGATTCCTTTTATTCGTTCAGATTTAACCCAACTCAACGCTTACAAACCTCACCCTGGTAGTGATACTGCCGCCGCAGTTCCAACTCAGTTAGATCGTTTAGATACAAACGAAAGCCCCTATGATTTACCAACTGAGTTAAAACAAAAACTAGCTTGGACTTATCAAGAAGTCATTGAAACCAATCGTTACCCAGATGGGGGACATCAAGCACTGAAAAATGCGATCGCTGAATATGTCAATGAATCGGCTGGTACTACCCCATCTCTATTTACTGCTGACCATATTTCTGTAGGTAATGGTTCAGATGAACTGATACGTTCTGTATTAATAGCTACTTGCCTACGAGGAGAAGGTTCTATCCTGGTGGCTAATCCTACCTTTTCCATGTACGGGATTATCGCCAAGACTTTGGGTATCAACGTAGTAGAAGTTACTAGAAATCCTGCGAACTTTGAAATTGATTTAAACGCCGCCCAGGCTGCAATAGAACAAACTCAAAACCCTCCCATCCGCGTAGTTTTCGTTGTTCATCCCAATTCCCCCACAGCTAACCCTTTAACCAATAATGAATTATCTTGGTTAAGAAATTTGAGTGAAAACATTTTAGTCGTCATTGATGAAGCGTATTTTGAATTTAGTCAAACAACTTTAGTTAATGAACTAGCACAACGTCCCAACTGGATAATTTTACGCACCTTTTCTAAAGCCTTCCGCCTAGCAGCTATGCGTGTAGGCTATTGTATAGCTCATCCAGAAGCGATCGCCATTCTAGAAAAAGTCCGTCTACCCTACAATCTACCTAGTTTTTCTCTAGCTGCGGCTCTTGTAGGCTTGCAAAATCGGCAAATCTTACTAGAGTCAATTCCCCAAACCCTCAATGAACGCAGCAAACTAATTACAGCTTTATCTCAAAACCCAACATTACAAGTAATAGACAGTGCTGCCAACTTCATTTTCGTGCGTCTCAAACCAGAAATTACCCAGTCACAGAATATATCTTTAAAACATCTTCATCAACACTTAAGAAACCAAGGTACTCTCATCCGTGAAATTAGCGGCGGACTAAGAATTACCATCGGTACGCCTGAAGAGAATTCCCGCACACTAAATCGTATTCAAGAGTATTTTAGTCAATAG